The Porites lutea chromosome 7, jaPorLute2.1, whole genome shotgun sequence genome includes the window atattattgttatattattattattattatattattattattattattatttttattatattattattattattattattattacttgtaAAATACCAGAAAAGTAAGACAAGCTGCTAAAATGCTTCCCAGAGCCAACATAGTTTTCCTTCTGGTGTCTGTTTGCTCAGGAAAATAAGCAACAAAAGCATCCCAGCCTCCCTGTTCTCTGATCCATGGTAGCAGATTCTCGACGATATAGATGACAGTCCAATTGACCACGTGTTGGACCATGTCTGATCTCTGTTTCTTTACCAGATGATGGGCCACTGCGCCTGCAAACTTGTAAAAAGCCACTATTCTGCCCCAATTTGTTCCGTTTTGAAAAATGACGTTTGCCGTGTGAACCAACGTAGAATAAGCTGTGGCTGGTGTAATGATTAGCGTGGTGTTTAACAACTGGGACAAGTCTGGATTGTCCACTTCGATTATAGTTACCATTCTTCGGAGGGTATTTAAAGTTATGCTGGGCGGTGCCTGTAGATCAAGAAACTTTCGCGGTAGACCGATGAGTTCGTTTGGCTTGAACCTGCGCAATAAACTGTACCAGATATAGTCCTCAGCAAGAGACATCGCTTCCTCGATGATTCTTATGTCAGTACTCGACAATTGACATGCACTGAGTGGCGGCCATATGCCTTCTCCGTTATCTGCAGCTGTCGCTTCGGCCATAATGGTACCGAACGAATTTAACTGCGATCACTAGAAGAAAACTAATGTTCTCGTAGACTGGGTTTTCTTAGTAGCAATAATTAGCAGACTGAGGATCAGGTCGCTAGCAAACGACGAAAAACAAAACGTCTGAAAGTCAGCGATAAATGATCTTCCCTCTTTTATTCACCCACGACCATCTTCAAAACGATTTTTGATACTATTCATCGTGAGGTCATCGTACCATTGTCTGCCACGAATGGTCTGCGACTAATTTCAAGAGAAGGACAGTTGTCAGACGATGCTTTCTCTGCACCAACAAGTActcaatctttttctttttattgttgcAACTCTATGTATCAAGATTATTGTCCTGAATATACATCATTCTAAATAAAAAGCAAGTATTTTTGTTTGCGTGTTTATACATATGTCTCTTTCGGGAGTCGTTTATTGTTTCTCGCCATTGTTCTCGTCAAAGGTTCAAGCGTGGAGACGTCCATGGCTTCGCCAGACTTCTTTGTTTCAAGATCTCTTAGACTGTTCGAGCCATCCCAGGTCTTTGTCTCTTCCTTATCGAGAAGCTGGTCGGGTAAGGCGTTGACCCACTCTTGACACCTTTGCATTGTTGACGCTGTCTTGCAAAGTGCCCTCACCCGCAATGATAAAAGTTCCAAATCCAGGGCTTCTTTCTGTGAAGGTTTCGTGGCATCGATTCCATGAGATGTCATGCTGACAGCGTTTTAACAGACCAAGGACGTTATGACCTCAAcgttgaagggaaaaaaaaactgagaaagatttctgtttcaatttacctaaaacTCTCGTCCCTCGCACCTGCTTGTTACTAAGGATAATATGAGCAGATTGCTTTTTTGCGTCGTGCCGTCGTCCCTGCAACTCGTCTAACGACCTTCGATGGTTGCAGTCGTCTTAAGTTTTCTCGATTCGATGGTTTTCTTGAGATTAAAATTAGTTCGAAGGGTTCGCAATCAGGGAAGAGTTCATAGAGGCGAGAAGAGTGAGATGCGACACGCCCATCAACGGTCATCAACTGTACGTGGTGTGGTGAAGCCTTAacgaaattgcaaatttttgcgATCCCTCTTCCGAGGGCATGATGTCCTCTGATTTTCAATGTCCCGAGAGGCCTTCCCTTTGAGTCCTTCACGTTGATCCTGCATAGCGTATTGTCTCGTCTAGTCAACTTTTCTCGGTTCGTCAATGGCAATGATTGATCGGCCATGGAATCTACCCATTCTCGACACCTTTGCATCGGGGTTTTTTTCTTCAGTAATTCCATGAGATGTCTTCGACCTAGCATCTTAATGAACTAACCCCTTGAtgtcagaaaacaaaaaagaatgtCACCATCTAAACTTCAATACATTATTTGTATTTCGACCCTTTGTGGTTGTCGTTCATTACATCAATCGAAAGACTATCTGTCTAGTAGGTTGGGTCTGTGAGATGCGTTTTTCCTCGATGTAGTCTGCCACGTCTACTAGCAATTGGTTGATTCCAATCAAGACGGTTCTGTAGGGATCTAGACGACTGTCTCTGTCTTCCTTCAGGCAATCCATGTTTCCTTCAAAGAGAGAGACATATTCTGCCGGAACATGTCGAGACTCGGTGTTAGGCGTCACCTTCTTCCTCTTCAGAGTCTGAAGACACGAAGAAGACGTCGTCGCTTGGTCTCGGGTGAGCAAATTTTCCTTGGCGATGTGTTCTCGTCGATCCATGATGGTCGACTTTGGTGGGTCGCAGTCGTTTTCGGCTTTCTCGTGTCGGTGGTTCCCTACGGGTAAAAACTAGTTCCAAGGGTTCGTTATCAAGAAAGAGCTCATAGATTCGAGAATTGTTGGAGACGGTACGCCCGTCAGCCGTCATCATTTGCACAGTGTGCGGTGACACCttaacaaaattgcaaaatgctTTAATCCCCCCTCCAATGGCTTGGTATCCTCTGATTTTTATGGTTCCCAATCGCTTTCCCTTGGAATCCTTTACCCCTATCCTGTGCAGTGTAacgtcattcttagtcatccttTCTCGGTTGGTGATGCGCAATGGGCCATCGTCGTCGAGGAGGGACAGGTTTTGATTGAACCTCTCCTCTAAACTATCGGTAGCGTTCAGTACGGTCCCCTCGCAGTCCACCTCGCCTGCTATCCCATACGTTAGTCGCCAACGACTTAGATGCTCTTCCAACGGTTTGTGGAGGTCTTGTTCGTCCACGAAAATGTTGTCACGGATGACTAAGTTATCGACTTCGAGAATGGCCACAATCAATGCATAGCCTGCCGAAAACACTCGTAATTCTCCCGTGACATCGAAGGGCTGATCTCCGGAGACCTTGTGCGTTCGATTAACAACGAGGCAGGCCAATTCTGGGGTTGAAACGTTCAGTTTTTCCAACAGTTCTCGGGCGCTTGTCATACTCGTAACGAACACAGGTTCGTAAGCCGCGGAAGACCACCCTTTCATCACTTTCTTGTTCAATAAAATTGGCTCCACCTTGATCGTGCGACACGTCTTGATAATATCAGCAGCAACCTCGGAATCGTACAAGTAATTTCCATCGAAAGTGACGTTGTACAGGGAAGGGTTGTACAAGGCTTTACAATTGCGGGTCATCTTTAGAATTGCATCGTGTTTGATTTTTGCCACCGTGTCATTTCCGGATACTGAAAAGTCGATGGCAATGCCCAGACATTTGCTCTCTAAACGAAACTTGTGCATCATCGACACGATGGATTCGGTGGTCTTGGTGGCTCTAGCCAACATGTAATCTGTGATTTCGTCCATGTCCATCGTTTCCTCTATGTCGGAATGCATGGCAGCCTCTCTGGCAGACAAAATGTCATGTCGAGACTTATCTAGATCATGCGCCACTACCTCGTCGAATGTCCGATGTATCAAGACTTTCGCTGCTCCCTCTCGACTCAGTCGCATCAATGGCACCATCCCGTCGATCCAAAGAGGTGCTGGTACGAGCGCCAAACGCAAGCACTCCTCACTGGCGAACCACTTATTCAATAGCCCATCACAGGGAAATGAATCGATGAGCAGAGAAGCGAAACCAGCAACGGCCCTTCGATAGCAACCAGAGGACATTACGTCCGCACGTACGTCAAACCTCGAGACGACAAACCGTCGTGCCCACTCACGAATCACCACACGCACGGCCTCTGCAAAAGTCTCGATACGGTTTACGTTCACGCAGAAGACGTCTCTCTTGTCCACGTAACTCTTGGTAGGCTTGGATGACACGATGCATCTCACCCTTGGTGGATCCTCGATCACTACCGGCAGTTTGAGCGGCAAGATTTCTCTCACAAGGCGTTCGACTAGACACTTGACCTCCAATAAAGAATACGTGTAATGACTATTACATTTGCAGTCGGGATCGTGATCGCGTTTCAGCTCTAGTGCCAACTCCACGAGCGATCCTTTCTCTACAGTGCCGTTCGGTTTCATGGAGGTGTCGACCGCCTCAAACTCATCCTGGTAGCTCCACCTCACGTCGCCTCGATTGACCGCTTGGCGTCGGTCCATGGTGGTAATTTGCGTGGTGTGAACGAGGAACAGATCGTAGCGATTACATTTGGCTTGAGCCTCCATCAAAAATGCGGGTGCAGACAACATCGTCTCGATACGAGTTGGCATTTTTTTCAGTTCCATAATCGATGCACGAATACAGGCACCGTGTTCCCCACCTAGATAATTTGCATTACCGACAAGATGGCCTTCGATCCAGTCCACGGCTCGTCTCCAATCCACGCCATGGCGTGGGTCCTTCTCCTGCTGGCCAGAATCGTCCTCTGCGTAAAGAAAGTTACATATCATTCTACACAAAACGTGCGACAACGCGTGTACGTAAGCCAACAGAGTGGTCGTCCAAGTGACACAGGAAGCTTTGGCTAGGTAGATGACTTCGCTTCCGGACTCGGCCTCGCATGCGACGGATCCATCGGTGTCGCCATTGTCTATCCATACCACGGTCGGCACGCCAGTCGAAGCTGGTAAGGCTCTTCGAACGACGTGTTCGATCCCGGATACCAACTCCTTGCCACAAGCGACACTAAAATCTGTAAATCGAGAGCATGCACAACCTGCGTGTTGCTCGATCCAGCGTTCCGGCATGCCGTCACCGTCTCCACTCATCGTTGGTTAAATCGCAGTATTGATGAAATCTAGCTCGCACTTATAAAAGTTGATACTTTGTTGAATTAGTAATAATTCCCAGCGAGACGAGATTGAATCACCGCTATGGCTGCCTCTTCCGATCAATGTTTTCGAAGCGAGTTCTTTTCACGTTACTGTCCGTTGAATCCAGGAGTCAAACCTTACCTTCCTGGGATAACTATCAGCAAAGACCATTCCTTTGTGAAGAAGATGGACGATTGGAAAAGCGCTCATGGAGGAAAACGCAACGATGAACTGACGCCGCCCGTCATTCGCGAACACCCGGGGAATCCATTGGCCGTGATCGAGGGGTCTGACAACATCGATTACGTAATGACCGACAAGAACCACGGTGGAAGATACTTTGCCGACGAATTGGCCCAGCGGCAAGCTTTGAGTCTCTGTTGGGATCTCGGCGATGGAGTGGCAGCGCAATTGGGGGTACATCCCTTGTACTTTTCCTGTGTCATTATGGTGCCAACCGACGGTACTCAAACTAACTACCGGTACGACAAGAGTGTCTACACAAATGCGTACATGCGACAGAGTAGCGCCAAAGTGGCCAAGGAGCAGTTGCCCGAAACGATCAAAGGGGCTACTCTCCACGAAGTGGTCAATGAGGTCATGAACAGCGACATGGTCGTCCAAACGATTCGCAAAAATATTGGGTATTACGAGCTCAGCACCAACGACCGTTTCGAAAACCTGTCGAACCAAAAGCTCAGGGAATTGCTAGACGTGGATGCCAATCACCTCAGTGGGACGGACGATATCTCATTGAGTCCCCTATTTGTCCAAAAGATCCGGAAAACGGAGTATGAACCCAGACCAGACGGCTCGTCGGTGACTTATCCTCTCTTTGACTACGGTTTTGGAAAACTGTTCAACGAAAGCAATATCTTGACAGGACGAGTATGCCGCTTGACGAAATTTCGCAAGGGAAAATCTGTCAAGTTTTACCGACGCGTGGGCCTGGCATGTCCGTCGTTCCTCAGTGTCGGAGGCACGCTTGCATTGCAAGATGAAGATGAGCTGGAAGAACGCGACCGTATCTTGAAGGACAATCAAGAGTACCAAATTGAAAGGATGCAAATGCGTGGTCTAACACCTTACGAGAAATCTAAGACGTACGCCACTGGCAGTTTTGACCTGGTGTACAACACAGGAAGCAAGGATGCCGCGCCCAAGAAAAAGGTTGCCCACTTTCAACTCTTCACGAGGACGAAACTGGATCATCGGGCGGTTTTACCTTTTGTGCTCGTCCTCGAGATGATCAAGAGCGAATTGGTCACGTATCTGGCTTTGATTTGCATCATCCACCATCAGATGAACAACCCACAGAGTTGTCGGTTCGAATCGGGAGACGTGAAACCTGGAGACGCGACCATTTCTGTGTACCAGCGACTGGTCGAGACGCTGTTTCCCTGTTCGGCATGGTGGGGTGATGGAACGATCATATCTGGTGACAAGTGGAAAATGACAACCAAGATGGTTCTTTCCAGATGGCCCACCTTTCTCTCTTCAACTGAAGAAAGCACCGAAGAAGTATTAGACGTCGCCGGAGCAGACGAGCGTACGAAAACAAAGTGGAACAAGATCATGGAGACTCTTCGAGAGAGCGGCCAGTTTCATCACTACCTGTTCTTGCCAGTGCTGGAGTCCAAGTCCTTGACATTCACCAAAGACGACCGAGTGTTTTGTACCAACAACCGCAAATGCATCCTAACAGAGGATCAAGTGAAGAAGTTGTTTGACCATCGTTTTGAAAGAACCAAAGGGCCGTTGCCGCGGACGTTGGTCTCGGCCGTCGTATCCCTCGGCGCCTTGGAGAAACCAAAGGAAGATTTCAAAGTTACCCGCATGACCTTAGATTTACAACAGCCGTTCAACACCCTGCTAAAGGCAGAGACCATACGCATCTTTCGCATAGTCAGTGACAACACGGGTGAACAAGAACCAGAGTACGACGTCAAGATCAATGGGTACGTGGAGGCACTGCGTATCAACGCGTTTAAGAACAACGAGGTGCTGTCGACGAGCAACATACACGAGTATCTAGAGTGTTTGAATCTACCCGAAAATGAGAGGGCCGATGTAATCAACTGGTTCGAAGACCAGGAGGCCACAGAGGAGACGCGTGAATTCGAGGGAGAATGCCAGGGTAACCAGAAGAACTCGGACAGAGAAGAA containing:
- the LOC140944715 gene encoding apoptosis regulator R11-like gives rise to the protein MAEATAADNGEGIWPPLSACQLSSTDIRIIEEAMSLAEDYIWYSLLRRFKPNELIGLPRKFLDLQAPPSITLNTLRRMVTIIEVDNPDLSQLLNTTLIITPATAYSTLVHTANVIFQNGTNWGRIVAFYKFAGAVAHHLVKKQRSDMVQHVVNWTVIYIVENLLPWIREQGGWDAFVAYFPEQTDTRRKTMLALGSILAACLTFLVFYK